The DNA segment TGCTTCACCTCAACTTGTAGAGGAAACTGGACAATATCTATTGTTCCTGAATTTGTATAGCAATGTTCAAAATGGCGAAGAAATAACCTTCCGGTTGTGGGATGCCGAGGACGCTGAAGAGTATTGGGAGCTTAATGACAGCTTCTCTTTTGAAGCTAATACGGTAATGGGCTCACTTTCTTCACCGATCGAATTTAACTCAGAAGGAGATGTGGCTCAGCATGTTACTTTAAATAAAGGATGGACATGGTTTACCGAACATCTGACTAACACAGAAGAAAAAAGTCAAATCAATAATGCATTAAGTGGCATCTCTTTTGGTGAAGGCGACCGAATAATCAGTCAGTCGAGGTTCGAGTCATGGTCTACTTCCGGCAACCGCTGGGTTCCGGGAAAAATGCAGTTCTCATCTTCTGAGACCTACCACATAAATACCGATTCCGCCAAGACTATCACCTTTATTGGACAGGAAATTGACCCTGATGCCCAAACTATAACTCTTACTCCTGGTAATACCTGGATCGGCTACCCAATTCGAAGAAATGTCCAAATAAATACTGCTCTGGCTAACCTAAATGCAACAGAAGGTTCTGTTATCAGAAATCAAACTCAATTTGCTGAATATCTAGGTGGAAATATAAATCAATGGATTGGTAGTCTTAATCTGCTGAGAGCTGGAGATGGTTTTATCTATACTTCCACTTCTGACGACACCCTTTCTTTCTCTTATAACACTGGATCGACTAACCAAAAAATTCATACCAACTCTGAAAATCAGAGCCCAGTTAAAAACCTGCCTGTTACAAAAGGAATAATTTCTTCCCAATACAGCCAGAAAGAAGCCGTAGAATCCAGACTTAAATGGGAATTAAGTGTATATGAACATCAATACAATATGCCCGTTATTCTTGGTTTTGATGAGATAGAGCTGGATAGTTCGTGGGTTGTAGGTGCATTTATTAATGATGAGATTGCCGGTATTGGTCGCCTCAATTTGATTCCTTTGGTAGGAGAATACCGAAGTTACTTAATGGTGTACCATTCCATCGCAACAGCAGACTCAGTCAGCTTCAAGCTCCTTAATCCAGAGTCTGAAGAAATAATAGGACTCAATAATAAAGTCATCTTCTCGGATACTCATCACACCGGATCTTTACTAGCTCCAGTAAGACAGCGGGCGGTTTTAGATTCTGAAATTCCTACTGAGTTTTCTTTGAGCCAGAATTACCCTAATCCATTTAACCCAAGTACTACCTTAAATGTAAGTTTGCCTATAAAAGCTCACCTCAGCATTGTCATATACAATATTCTAGGACAAAAAGTAGCAACAATAGCTAATGAAGAGCTCCCGGCTGGAATACATTACATACAATGGGATACAAGCGCACTTGGATTGTCTTCCGGGGTTTACTTTGCCGAAATGAAGGCGGATAAATTCACCCAAATAAGAAAAATGACACTCATTAAATAACAGGAAAGCTATGAAGATTCAATTGATAACTTTTTATCTCTGCCTTTCTTTTGTCGCTTTTTTCGGATGTAAAAAAGAATCAGGTGTTTTGGTTTTTGAGGATGATCCTTCCGAATGGAGTATAGACCCCAGCTCCTATCAGCATTATATGAGCGTTGTGGCTTTTGCCTCTTCTTCATCTGATACTTCTGATATTCTTGCTGCTTTTCACGATAATGATCTTCAAGGCTTTACCACAGGTGAAGTACATCAGGGAAGAGTAATCCATTTCTTATTAGTCTATAACAATCAAACTACAGGGAAAATAGGGTTTCGGCTATACCAATCCGGCGAAGACAGAGTCATTGGCTCAGTAGATAGTATATCATTTAATTCCGGAGCTGGATTAGGTACTCCGGATAACCCTTATGAAATTGAGTTCTAGCTATTCTGTATTCGATCTTTAATTTCGTACTTGTCTAACAACTCTCTCATCTTCTTTGAAAAGGCCGTTTGGTAATAAGCAGGCATCCGGTCCGAATGGTCAAAAAACCTGTGATACTTTTCTTCCAGATGTGGGTAATGACGTTTTATAGCTCTCATTACGAGCTGTTTACTATCTGCAAGTCCTGAACCAAACAAAGAAATAGTAGCAGGGAAAATATAGTCCACACCAAGTCTTTTAAAGGTTGAAAAAGCTAATTCAAGTTGTTCAGTGGTGTCTGATATATAGGGAATCAAAGGCATCAAACTAATCCCGGTTGTTAACCCTGAGTTTTTGACTTCTTCCACAGCTTTTAATCTATCTGAAGGAGTTGTTGCTCCCGGTTCGAATATTCTGGCTACCTCATCCTGAAGTGTGGAAAAGGAAAAGGAGACCATCGCACTTCCTTCAAGTTTACCTCCCAAGTCTTCTGGCAGAATAGAGACTCTATTTATCTCCTTGATCAAATCAATATCCCGAACTATGAGATCGGACTTGGTAATCATATGAACCGGAAACCGATACTCTAAAATCACCTCTAACAATTGTCTGGTTAATCCAAGCTCTTCTTCAACTTTCAAATATGGATCGGTAGCGGATGAAAGCACAATAATTCCATACTGTTGCTTCTTAGCCCTTCTTGCCAATTCCTTTTCCAACAATCCAACAGCATTCACTTTAACTGCTAATTTTTTCTCCATGTGTTCGCCATATTTACTACCTCTTATATAGCAGTACAAGCAGTTGAAAGAGCATGCGCTAAATGGATTTAGCGTATAATCGTCCAGAAACCAGGGGTCTCTCCTCTTGGTTTTGTTGAGTATGGTTTTGCTTTCAATTTCTGAGACCATAACTATGCCTGCTTAAGCCAATCTTGATCTTGGTTCTAAACCACGAGCCAACCCCTTTACTGTAAATCTCTTCCTCAAATTTTTGAATGATATCAGGATGGAATTTAGCCGTAGTCTTGGCTGCCCAGCCAATTCCTCTTCTGATATGATGATCTTTTGCTCCAGAAAGGCTGAGCAACACTTTAAAGGCTTCTTCAACTTCTGGCTTGGGGAGTCCCCATTTAATGGCGTTATGACAACCAGATCCAATCGCCCGAACCACCCACTTACTCTCATGGCTTTTTAGCTTCTCGAAAGTATCAATCATTCTTCCCGGATAATTCAGAAAAGCATGTCCAAATACTCTTTCTCCGATGATGTCTGATACATACCAATCCCAGGATTCAGAGATATATTTGATTGCTTTGTTGATAGATTCATCAAAATTCAGTCCAAGTCTGAGCTTAAGAATGGTGCCTATAAGTACATTTTCTCCAATGGTCTGTGACCCTGTAAGCTTTTCACAGATTTCCAGATGTTCCTCAGGCTTTACTCTATGTACTATTTCTTGTCCGCAATATTCAAGAAGTGGAAATTTTACTTTATAGCTTAAAATCCTTTGATGAATGGCTGCCGCAAAAGAGTCAATACCTCCTGCTTCTAATGAAGAAAAGCATTCTTCAAGTTCTCTTTTGATTTCAGATTTTCTCGATATTTCTTCCAAGAGGTGTTCTTTTAGTACCTTTTCTTCTCCATGAAGAATGTAATGAATTAAATAGTGATGAAAACTTTCCAAAAAGAATTCAGGCTTACAGCAAAACCTCGAGGCTTCCATTTAATCACTCGGGAAGTTTTGGATCATCTGCCTGAACTAAAAGAGATCGACACCGGAATAGCTCATATTTTTATTCAACATACCAGTGCCAGCTTAACAATCAATGAAAATGCTGACCCAACCGTTAGAGAAGACTTTGAAACGCATTTCAGGAGAGCTGTACCTGAGGATATGAGCCTATACCAACATACCTATGAAGGAGCTGATGATATGACGTCACATATAAAAAGCTCTATTCTTGGCTCTTCCGTTTCTATTCCAATTACCAATGGACGTTTCAATCTTGGAACCTGGCAGGGAGTTTATTTATGTGAGCATCGGATTCATGGTGGAAGCAGAAAACTGGTAGTAACATTAATGGGAGTCTAAAAGAGGTTATCGATGGCTTATAAACAACTAAAACTATGGTTTGACGGAGAACTGGCTACTCTTTTGGGGAATAAGATCATTGAAGCAGGACATTCTATTGATGTAGCTGCTTTTTCGACATCTATCGATGAACAGGTTCAGCCTTTAGAGCTAAAAGACCGGGTAGAAGTGATAGCCGATGAACTGGATAGCTTTTTGGGAAAGAGCTATCTGAGAAACCTCACTGTTCTGCTTTCTATTCTCGGACCTGAAAATGAAGAAGAAACCGGGATGTTCGCCAATTTTTACTGGGTGATGCCCATTGCCAAATTCATTGAGAAGTACGGACTAGATAACTTTGAAGAATCCATGAATGGTATTAAAGAAATCACCAAAAGAAATACCGGTGAATACACCATTCGGCCATATATAGAGAAATACCCTGAAAGAACCATCGAGGTGATGGAAGAATGGTCTAAGGATTCCAACTTTCATGTTCGACGGCTTGCAAGCGAAGGAGGTAGACCACGTTTGCCATGGGCACCAAAGCTTGATCAATTTATAGATGATCCAAGCCCGCTGCTACCTATTCTTGAAAACCTGAAAGATGACACGAAGAAATATATACAGAAATCAGTGGCGAATTGCCTGAATGATATTTTGAAGGACAATCCTGAGATCGCAAAAGCTATAATTGAAAACTGGAAAAAAGATGCGACCAAAGAAAGAGCTTGGATCATTAAACACGCTCTACGCAATCTTCTAAAAAAAGAAGATGCATGGGCGTTATTGATAGTAAAGTAATATGAATTCGGGATAAGAAGCTTATGAAACTTCACCGTTTCTTAGTCATTCCCGAGGAGGCGGGAATCTAGATTTAGCTTTTACAAGCAGAACTTACTTTTGATCTGAATCCAAATTCCGGCTTTCGCCCGCCTTCCAAAGTCTCATACGGAGGGAAGGCTGCGGAATGACGCATTCTGGCGTTTAAAGAGCCTCGTTTCCTGGACTTCTATTAAAACAAAAAGTAGGCTTCCCAGTCAGAGAATACCTACATAGCTATAGGAAATTATCCCTAAAAAATTAGCCCTTCTCTATGCTAAAAATCAGTGTATCACTACTAAACGAAGTGAATATTCCCAATCCGTTTTCAACATTTGAAGGAGGCTCTGATAAATTCCTGGAATCCTGATCTCCCGATTCATACAGATCCACATATTCCTGATTTACATGATATAGAACCACCTGATATCTCCCGTAATGGGTTAGCGTAAATGGGATCACATTGAATACATCCAGATTGGTGGGCTCTATTTCAAAACTCAAATTTCGTTCGTTATCTCCAAAATCGATAGTAACTATCTCCTCGGGAT comes from the Balneola sp. genome and includes:
- a CDS encoding radical SAM protein, which translates into the protein MVSEIESKTILNKTKRRDPWFLDDYTLNPFSACSFNCLYCYIRGSKYGEHMEKKLAVKVNAVGLLEKELARRAKKQQYGIIVLSSATDPYLKVEEELGLTRQLLEVILEYRFPVHMITKSDLIVRDIDLIKEINRVSILPEDLGGKLEGSAMVSFSFSTLQDEVARIFEPGATTPSDRLKAVEEVKNSGLTTGISLMPLIPYISDTTEQLELAFSTFKRLGVDYIFPATISLFGSGLADSKQLVMRAIKRHYPHLEEKYHRFFDHSDRMPAYYQTAFSKKMRELLDKYEIKDRIQNS
- a CDS encoding DNA alkylation repair protein; amino-acid sequence: MEASRFCCKPEFFLESFHHYLIHYILHGEEKVLKEHLLEEISRKSEIKRELEECFSSLEAGGIDSFAAAIHQRILSYKVKFPLLEYCGQEIVHRVKPEEHLEICEKLTGSQTIGENVLIGTILKLRLGLNFDESINKAIKYISESWDWYVSDIIGERVFGHAFLNYPGRMIDTFEKLKSHESKWVVRAIGSGCHNAIKWGLPKPEVEEAFKVLLSLSGAKDHHIRRGIGWAAKTTAKFHPDIIQKFEEEIYSKGVGSWFRTKIKIGLSRHSYGLRN
- a CDS encoding YjbQ family protein — its product is MKTFQKEFRLTAKPRGFHLITREVLDHLPELKEIDTGIAHIFIQHTSASLTINENADPTVREDFETHFRRAVPEDMSLYQHTYEGADDMTSHIKSSILGSSVSIPITNGRFNLGTWQGVYLCEHRIHGGSRKLVVTLMGV
- a CDS encoding 3-methyladenine DNA glycosylase translates to MAYKQLKLWFDGELATLLGNKIIEAGHSIDVAAFSTSIDEQVQPLELKDRVEVIADELDSFLGKSYLRNLTVLLSILGPENEEETGMFANFYWVMPIAKFIEKYGLDNFEESMNGIKEITKRNTGEYTIRPYIEKYPERTIEVMEEWSKDSNFHVRRLASEGGRPRLPWAPKLDQFIDDPSPLLPILENLKDDTKKYIQKSVANCLNDILKDNPEIAKAIIENWKKDATKERAWIIKHALRNLLKKEDAWALLIVK